The Phocoena sinus isolate mPhoSin1 chromosome 17, mPhoSin1.pri, whole genome shotgun sequence genome contains a region encoding:
- the RPL7 gene encoding 60S ribosomal protein L7, which produces MEGAEEKKKKVPAVPETLKKKRKNFAELKIKRLRKKFAQKMLRKARRKLIYEKAKHYHKEYRQMYRTEIRMARMARKAGNFYVPAEPKLAFVIRIRGINGVSPKVRKVLQLLRLRQIFNGTFVKLNKASVNMLRIVEPYIAWGYPNLKSVNELIYKRGYGKINKKRIALTDNVLIARSLGKYGIICMEDLIHEIYTVGKRFKEANNFLWPFKLSSPRGGMKKKTTHFVEGGDAGNREDQINRLIRRMN; this is translated from the exons ATGGAAGGTGCTGA ggagaagaaaaagaaggttcCTGCTGTGCCAGAAACCCTTAAGAAGAAGCGAAAGAATTTCGCAGAGCTTAAGATCAAGCGCCTGAGAAAGAAATTTGCCCAGAAGATG CTTCGAAAGGCAAGGAGGAAGCTCATCTATGAAAAAGCTAAGCACTACCACAAGGAGTACCGGCAGATGTACAGAACTGAGATTCGAATGGCTAGGATGGCCAGGAAAGCTGGCAACTTCTACGTACCCGCGGAACCCAAGTTGGCATTTGTCATCAGGATCAGAGG TATCAATGGTGTGAGCCCAAAGGTTCGAAAGGTGTTGCAGCTTCTTCGCCTCCGTCAGATTTTCAATGGCACCTTTGTGAAGCTCAACAAGGCTTCAGTTAACATGCTGAGAATTGTGGAACCATACATTGCATGGGG GTACCCAAACCTGAAGTCAGTAAATGAATTGATCTACAAGCGTGGTTATGGCAAAATCAACAAGAAGCGAATTGCCCTGACGGATAACGTGTTGATTGCTCGATCTCTTG GCAAATACGGTATTATCTGCATGGAGGATCTGATTCATGAGATCTATACTGTTGGAAAACGtttcaaagaagcaaacaacTTCCTGTGGCCCTTCAAATTGTCTTCTCCACGAGGTGGAATGAAGAAAAAGACTACCCATTTTGTAGAAGGTGGAGATGCTGGCAACAGGGAAGACCAGATCAACAGACTTATAAGAAGGATGAACTAA